One genomic region from Cydia amplana chromosome Z, ilCydAmpl1.1, whole genome shotgun sequence encodes:
- the LOC134661179 gene encoding solute carrier family 35 member F6, whose translation MAWTGYQKFLALMMVVTGSINTLSTKWADKVQSKGSDGVVRVFEHPFLQAAAMFLGEMLCLLVFKLIYFKTRNTGGHQLTQGNQSFNPFILMPAAMFDLVGTSIMYVGLTLTYASSFQMFRGSVIIFVAAFSTIFLDKQIIKREWAGIAGVILGLVIVGSTDAIFREPGETKGPNSLITGDLLIIVAQVITSCQMVYEEKYVRGLNIPPLQAVGWEGVFGFSALSALLGVFYWTPAPPHFGHNARGTVEDAIDGLVQIGNNPVLLVAILGTIVSIAFFNFAGISVTKEMSATTRMVLDSVRTLVIWMVSLAVRWQVFHWPHLLGFAVLIYGMAEYNALVPRCRRAPAAAAPAPAPHSAAADHEDDQEEP comes from the exons ATGGCCTGGACAGGATACCAGAAGTTCCTTGCCCTGATGATGGTAGTCACGGGGTCCATCAACACTTTGAGCACTAAGTGGGCTGACAAAGTTCAATCAAAGGGATCAGATGGTGTAGTTAGAGTTTTCGAGCACCCTTTCTtacag GCAGCAGCTATGTTTCTCGGTGAAATGCTGTGCTTACTTGTATTCAAActgatatattttaagaccCGGAATACAGGAGGTCACCAACTGACACAGGGCAACCAAAGTTTTAATCCCTTCATCTTGATGCCAGCTGCAATGTTTGATTTA GTGGGGACCTCGATCATGTATGTGGGCTTGACACTTACATACGCCAGCAGTTTTCAAATGTTTCGAGGGTCAGTCATTATATTTGTGGCAGCATTCTCCACTATCTTCCTCGACAAACAAATCATCAAGAGAGAGTGGGCCGGGATAG CTGGCGTGATCCTGGGGCTGGTGATCGTGGGGTCGACGGACGCCATCTTCCGCGAGCCCGGCGAGACCAAGGGGCCCAACAGCCTCATCACCGGCGACCTGCTCATCATCGTGGCGCAGGTCATCACCTCCTGCCAGATGGTCTACGAAGAGAAATACGTTAGAG GGTTGAACATCCCGCCGCTGCAGGCGGTGGGGTGGGAGGGGGTGTTCGGGTTCTCGGCGCTGTCGGCGCTGCTGGGGGTGTTCTACTggacgccggcgccgccgcacTTCGGGCACAACGCGCGCGGCACCGTCGAGGACGCCATCGACGGCCTGGTGCAGATAG GAAATAATCCAGTGCTGCTGGTGGCGATTCTCGGCACGATCGTTTCGATCGCTTTCTTCAACTTCGCCGGCATCAGCGTGACCAAGGAGATGTCTGCCACCACCAGGATGGTGCTGGATTCCGtaag GACGCTGGTGATCTGGATGGTGTCGCTGGCGGTGCGCTGGCAGGTGTTCCACTGGCCGCACCTGCTCGGGTTCGCGGTGCTCATCTACGGCATGGCGGAGTACAACGCGCTGGTGCCGCGCTGCCggcgcgcgcccgccgccgccgcgcccgcgcccgcgccccacagcgccgccgccgaccacgAGGACGACCAGGAGGAGCCCTAG